The following are encoded in a window of Oligoflexus sp. genomic DNA:
- a CDS encoding sensor histidine kinase: protein MRICNQIALIIACVVELYVPLYWVKGYPSIALFNLVGGLMILATVPLNRLTNKPLLGRYLFLFINHSLILIYCIILGRNTWPHLFFINMLIVPYLIFPSTYQRSLHFWSFVPVVPFFALEGWGYDHFAHAVIITPDQQRQLFWFVSPSVFGIALLYAHYLYRTINRHEETLLVRIQELQQSNRTIEEQQVHLAAATHYSAIAELSASIAHEINNPLAIIRGYAEQLEILVRRQELEGDRVINISQRIKQTVDRITKITSSLRNLSREGAEDPFEEADLTKIIDDVLAVSKEGLFHDGIDLRVDMKIAEAPCVCRQVQIAQVLLNLIHNAKDAVAELAEKWIRIRLEPRGAGYELAVIDSGRGINPQILPRIHQPFFTTKPPGKGTGLGLSISRKILSAHKGHLFVDTKAPHTTFIIRLPKDARQA, encoded by the coding sequence TTGCGTATCTGCAATCAGATCGCTTTGATCATTGCCTGCGTCGTGGAACTCTACGTCCCCCTCTATTGGGTGAAAGGCTACCCCAGCATCGCGCTCTTCAACCTGGTGGGCGGGCTTATGATCCTGGCGACCGTGCCCCTGAATCGCTTGACGAACAAACCTTTGCTCGGGCGTTACCTCTTCCTTTTCATTAATCATTCTTTGATATTGATTTACTGCATCATCCTCGGTCGCAACACCTGGCCGCATCTTTTTTTCATCAATATGCTGATCGTGCCTTATCTTATTTTTCCGTCCACCTATCAACGCTCCCTGCATTTCTGGAGCTTTGTGCCGGTGGTGCCCTTCTTTGCTTTGGAGGGCTGGGGTTACGATCACTTTGCGCATGCTGTCATCATAACGCCCGATCAGCAGCGGCAGCTTTTCTGGTTTGTCAGTCCCAGCGTCTTTGGAATCGCCCTGCTCTATGCCCACTATCTTTATCGCACGATCAATCGGCATGAAGAGACCCTGCTCGTGCGTATCCAGGAGCTTCAGCAGAGCAACCGCACGATCGAAGAGCAGCAGGTCCACCTGGCAGCCGCTACGCACTACAGCGCTATCGCCGAACTTTCCGCCAGCATCGCGCATGAAATCAATAATCCCCTGGCCATCATTCGCGGCTATGCGGAGCAGCTGGAAATACTCGTGCGGCGACAGGAGCTCGAAGGCGACCGCGTGATCAATATTTCACAGCGCATCAAGCAAACCGTCGATCGCATCACCAAGATCACCTCCAGCCTGCGCAATCTTTCGCGAGAAGGGGCTGAGGACCCTTTCGAGGAAGCTGATTTGACCAAGATCATCGACGATGTCCTGGCTGTCAGCAAAGAGGGTCTCTTTCACGACGGCATCGATCTGCGGGTGGATATGAAAATTGCCGAGGCTCCCTGCGTCTGTCGACAGGTGCAGATTGCTCAGGTCCTTTTGAATCTGATTCATAATGCGAAGGATGCAGTCGCCGAGCTGGCGGAAAAATGGATTCGCATCCGTCTTGAGCCCCGGGGAGCCGGCTACGAATTGGCGGTTATTGATAGCGGGCGCGGCATCAATCCGCAGATCCTGCCGCGGATTCATCAGCCTTTTTTCACGACCAAACCACCGGGAAAAGGAACCGGGCTCGGCCTGAGCATTTCGCGGAAGATCCTGAGCGCCCATAAGGGCCATCTCTTCGTGGACACCAAGGCTCCGCACACCACCTTCATCATCCGCCTTCCCAAGGATGCGCGGCAGGCTTGA
- a CDS encoding enoyl-CoA hydratase-related protein, whose translation MANELAAYLHYTTLENSEGGMTEDRLATLVINRHEAANSFSGELLVQLKKLLDEVNQDPTVRALLLQGSGKHFSAGADLHWMKEAAQLDYAGNVQEAEKLTAMFEALATLRVPTLAVAKGAAFGGAVGLIAACDYAVALDSARFCLSEVKIGLLPAVILPYLGRKMHPGALKRLMLTARVFHAAEALASGLVQAVTPADGVEALLHDELNLLLSASPEAQATCKGLYQKVEARSWAQGPETVEAIARTRASSMGQAGLSAFFEKKDPVWLRRVPRSARVFVA comes from the coding sequence ATGGCAAACGAATTGGCAGCTTATCTACACTACACGACTCTGGAAAATAGCGAAGGCGGCATGACCGAGGACCGTCTGGCCACACTGGTTATCAATCGACATGAAGCCGCCAACTCGTTCAGCGGTGAGCTTTTAGTACAGTTGAAAAAGCTCCTGGACGAAGTGAATCAGGACCCGACGGTCCGCGCCCTTCTTTTGCAGGGCAGCGGTAAACATTTTTCAGCCGGGGCTGATTTGCATTGGATGAAAGAAGCCGCTCAATTGGATTATGCCGGCAATGTGCAGGAAGCTGAAAAGTTGACTGCCATGTTCGAGGCCCTGGCCACACTCCGCGTGCCGACGCTTGCTGTGGCGAAAGGCGCAGCGTTTGGTGGTGCTGTCGGCCTGATCGCAGCCTGTGATTACGCGGTGGCTCTGGATAGTGCCCGTTTTTGCCTGAGTGAAGTGAAGATCGGGCTTTTGCCTGCCGTGATTTTGCCTTATCTCGGCCGCAAGATGCACCCAGGAGCTTTAAAACGCTTGATGCTCACGGCCCGGGTGTTCCATGCCGCCGAGGCTTTAGCCAGCGGTCTTGTGCAGGCAGTCACTCCAGCCGACGGAGTGGAGGCACTTCTGCATGACGAGCTGAATCTGCTCTTGAGCGCAAGCCCCGAGGCTCAGGCGACGTGCAAAGGCCTTTATCAAAAGGTGGAAGCCCGTTCGTGGGCCCAGGGTCCGGAAACGGTGGAGGCCATTGCCCGCACCCGTGCGAGCAGCATGGGCCAGGCGGGGCTTTCCGCATTCTTTGAAAAAAAGGATCCCGTCTGGCTCAGGCGCGTTCCCCGCAGCGCGCGGGTTTTTGTTGCCTGA